Proteins from a single region of Carassius carassius chromosome 37, fCarCar2.1, whole genome shotgun sequence:
- the LOC132117670 gene encoding neurotrophin-7, with product MRSLTLVLLSVQAALIMGGHTQAQGPANQHAAAHHSPRPHGQSKQDSHYDDLIPNVDPKLFNKRRYRSPRVMFSDVVPTENDPRVRRKANDFLHRGEYSVCDSEEHWVGNLTRATDLAGNEVTVLPHVRINNVVKKQMFYETTCRVSKPVGAPKTGQGASGVKAGTSSCRGIDNKHWNSYCTNVHTFVRALTTYKHQIAWRFIRINAACVCVLSRNSWRH from the coding sequence ATGAGGTCGTTGACGCTGGTCCTGCTCAGCGTCCAGGCTGCACTCATCATGGGAGGCCACACCCAGGCGCAGGGGCCAGCCAATCAGCACGCAGCAGCACATCACTCACCCAGGCCTCATGGCCAATCCAAGCAGGACTCACACTACGATGACCTTATCCCCAACGTTGACCCAAAACTCTTCAACAAGCGCCGTTACCGCTCGCCTCGCGTGATGTTCAGCGACGTGGTCCCTACAGAAAATGATCCGCGAGTCCGGCGGAAGGCCAACGACTTCTTGCATCGTGGCGAGTACTCGGTGTGCGACAGCGAAGAGCACTGGGTTGGCAACCTGACCCGAGCCACAGACTTAGCGGGCAATGAAGTCACTGTGCTGCCGCACGTTCGCATCAACAATGTTGTGAAGAAGCAGATGTTCTACGAGACCACGTGCCGAGTGTCGAAGCCTGTCGGGGCCCCCAAGACAGGTCAAGGAGCCAGTGGCGTTAAAGCAGGAACCTCTAGCTGTCGTGGGATCGACAACAAGCACTGGAACTCTTATTGCACCAACGTGCACACCTTCGTGCGGGCGCTAACGACCTACAAACACCAGATTGCCTGGAGGTTCATCCGAATCAATGCCGCTTGCGTGTGCGTCCTCAGCCGCAACTCATGGAGGCATTGA